In the genome of Synchiropus splendidus isolate RoL2022-P1 chromosome 13, RoL_Sspl_1.0, whole genome shotgun sequence, the window CTCCTAACTTGAACAATTGACTTGTATTTGCTGACCTTTAAAACCactacaatatttatttatttattccagtgGTGGCACTTCACAGCTTTGTACTAACAGTAGCACAATCCTGACTTCATCACTGCAAGCTTCTCTAGCCTTCCTGTACCAAAGGTCATCGTTTTATACTGTTTGACAAATAGTAGAAAACTATTTCCTCCACTGTTACAGAGCGTTTGTATTTTAGTTTTCACTTGGAAAATGAACGCAGGTCCACTCCATTTGTTTACAGGGAACATTTGTTCAGTACTAGTACTTATTTTAACTGTCTTTTCTGAATCACGTATAGCAGAGACAGTCGGTATGCACTACATGGTGAAGTTTATTTGAAGTGTCTCATGTGACACATGACGGCTGTCTGGTCCTGAACTGACATATCGAGTCTTGGCTTGTCTATATGACTTAACATGGCTGAGCTGTATTCTCTGTTAAGGGCAGCTGGAGCGACAAAAAACCTGATTTCCAGAGGTGGTCAAGCCCTTTTTTTCGTTCTTTCTTTTCTTATGGACAAGATATGAATGAGCATTCAGTGTTTATTCAACAGAGCTGCTCTCTTCCAGTTCAATAGAATTGAAACTGAGAGTGCAGTGATGTGGAAACTGGATCAGATTTGTTGAATTTTCTGaaatttgatttgaaaatttcacttATATAGACATAAATAAGGTTTGTTTAATGCAACCACTGGAGGCAACGCACAGTATTTTCAAGGTCATTTTGGCTTCAGCTCTGGATGATGACCCGAATTTAGCACTAAAAATGAATCACTTTCCACTGTTGCCTCCGTCTTTCAAGCTTCTTTTCATGATCATTCACCCAGATTGCAGACAGAAGCTTTGTCATACACAGGGTCAGGGAGTCAGTCACTGGCTGCCTGAGACTAGGAGTCAAGTTGAGGCATCTCTTAGGATGGTCACCATTCAGGCCAAGTGAGTTCAGTACCAGATGGAGAATGCAGGACAGAACAGTGCTACGGTTTGGTATTAATTTGTAGTTGACTCAAAACTTGACTCATAACTCTTAAAATAAAGCTCTTAAGAACAGCGTGCAAAAAGCAGTCCCTTCTGTTTGGTGCCGCCCTAGTGGCGTGCTTAAAAACTGTCACTGCATTGCTGTATTTGAACTGTGGACCGATGTACCTTCTTGTTTTGGGGTTGTGGGCACGTGGACTGGACCTCACCACTACTGATCAGGACAAAAACGCTGGTGCTGCTTTTCCAGTGAAATAAAAGTCATTCAAGTCAAATTAAAACCATATGGatgatttatttcaataaaatacagtaactggatttaaatgcatttaatttattaatacCTAATTCTCTGTTTAATATTCTTGTTGTATCAAGAAAACGATGGAAAAGTTCTGTACATCCTGACTTTTCAAGAGCAGAACGTTGCGGTGGCTATCGTCGGCTGACGGAATGTTACAGCGCTTCTGTAACATTTGACAGTTTTTGTCAGCAGCTCCGTTATAACCCGCCATCATAACCAGTCGAATTGTTTATGCCCACAGACCAATGAGGTGTCCTACTCACACTGAGCGACGGCCggaacaaaaaactgaaaacaaaatcataTCAGCTACTAAGAGGCGGAGGCCAAGGCTCTGATTGAcaggagaggtgaagaggagaacaTGAAGCCACTGGAGAGTGCAGCAGCTCACTCCTGCGTGTGAGAATCTCAGCGTCCGGCTCCTGAGAGGTCGGGTGGGATGGAAGTGAAACAGCTCAGAGCCTTCACTGGGCCTGTGCAGGCTTGGCAGCGACTTGTTCCGGGTGATGAATAGAAACAACCCCAGAGGATTTAAATTTGGGGAGGTGAAGGCCAAATTTGTTCTCCACGCCGGCGAAGGTCGCCGCGGCCAGGCGGTACCCGCCCACGTGGTCTGCGTTGATCGGAGGGAGCTCAGAGATGCGGGACTTGGGTGTCGGGTCGGAACCTGTCGGGCGACTGCAGAGGAGTCGAGGAAAACAGATCAATGTCCGAGTTTAAAGCTTTAAAGCTAAATTCACTTACTGCCCGCCGAAGTCGATGTAGAGCCACCTCTGCAGGAGCTCATAGGTGACCAGAGTCACACCAAACTGAGGAGAGGAGCGGCACATACGAGCTGTGggggcagagaagaagagcatTTTAGACTAATGGTGATGGTTTAAAGTGTAACAGAGGACAAACCTCCAGCTCCCTTCCACAAAGCCCGGAATCCTTCCTCTCTCATGATCTTCCTGAAGCAATCGATAACTCCACTGTAGGTGGTCTGTCCCGCCCGCGCTGCCACCTGCAGGCGAGTCTTGATCACGTCAGCTGGGGTCACCAGGGAGGCTGCAGGGATACCTGGGAAATGGAATCGCAAACGTGTCAGaagcataaaataaaagcagctccGATGATGAGGCGGTGATCCGACCTGCAATGGCTCCAGcagtcagcagctgcagaggtCCCACCCTGCCCTGATCGTCTGCCAACGCCGCCTTGGTGTGGGCGTACGTGGGGAAGTAGATGGCAGAGAAGGGGATGTCTCTCAGGAAGCAGGCTTTAGACCCCTGAGGACATTCCAAAGATAAGCCATGTGCTACATCAGAACAAGATGGCCGATCCACACGACTCGCAGCACCTTGTAGAGGCCGAAAAAGCCCAGGTCACGGACCACACTGAGGGCGCTGACTCGGGGTCCCGTGGTGATTTCACCCGCCACTTGCAGACGGATCTTGACGATCTCCAGAGGGTTGGTGAAAATGACCTGTGACCCTCCAGCCTGCACAAACACGGAGGTGATGCACCCGTGTTCTGAACACACAGGTCTTGCCTTACGATTTACCAATATGGCAGCCATCTTTTATAGTTAGGGTCCTTCAAACCATCCACAATTTCAGGAATGAACGAACCCATCTAAAGATCGAGCCTTATTCTAATGAATGCTGGTACTCACACAGCCGCCAGCCATGATCTCGGCGTATAAAGGAATTGTGTTGTCTTTGTCGGTGAACTTGTCTCGCACAAAGTCGTTCACCTGTGGAACAGACAGGTCTTAGCACGGAGCACTGAGGATCATGTGACCAGTCTCCTCTGCTCACAGTGAGTTTGATGGCCTTCTCAGGTGCCACGCCGATCAGCTGCGGAACCAGACCTGTGGGAGAGCCAGACGTTTATTCCAGTGTAAGACCGAGCTGTAGAGAGAAGAATGGAAGCAGCATCACTCGCCTCTGTAGAAGCCGAAGAAACCCTCGTAGCGGAGCACCTTCTTGGCGCAGTCGAAGCTGTTCTTGTACATCAGCTCTCCGACGAAGGACCCCGTGGACCTCTGGTTCTGCATGCGGGTCTTCACCAGGTCGATGGGGTAAACAGCCGTCGCTCCGGTGGCTGCGGCGGCGCACAGTGAGTCAAGACATCAAGGAGGGCTACGAGGACCTGACGTGAACTCACCTCCTGCGATGGAGCCCAGAGTGAACCTGTAGGCAGACTCTGCTACCTGGAGCCACACAGGCCTGCCGCCATCACCATGGGACTGTTGGAGTCATCCACACCAAGGGAGTTAAAACTATTTCAGTGTAAATCTTACTGGAAGCAGAAACTCACTTGTTTCTGGGATTCCACTAAGTGGTGCGGCAGACAGCCTTCTTCTAGCGGTGCTATCCTCTCGATGTCGGCGAGGTTCAGGCGCCTGTCGCACATCAAGACCATCAGCCTACTTGGTCACGCTCTTCCTAAAGATGAGCGGCAAAAGAGCTCACCCAGAGGGGGAGTGCAGCCCCGACAGCTGGTACAGGATGTCGATTTCCATGGGTGTGATCTGACCGAACTTGTTGGCGGCGTGAACAAACTCCTCTGCAGGAAGAGATGAGACTCACTGAGCGCCCTCAGACAGCAAGTAGTGAGGCATGAGAGCCCACGTACCTTTGGTGACCAGCGTGTCCTTACGAGTGCCGGCCAGTGTGCTGTAGATCTTGCGGATCAGCTCCATGTTGTTGAGGAGGGAGTTGAAGGCGTTGAAGTAAGAGAAGCTGACCAGGTGAGaggtgctgccccctgcagccTGGAGGGAGCAAGAACCACGACAGACATGGTGGTCAGATGAAATGCTGGACAATAGGGATGGACCAAAACAGTTACCACGATAAATGTTGACATTTCTgcgataattatcacaataaatacatttattaaatgtgttttatgatgaaacttattagtggagctTGTCTCCagcattattatttgtttatgtttaaatataatagttaactaagtgtagagatgagtaattcaatgtttcacgtctctggtagaagccgctggtgtctgacagactgctctgccagttttatttaggggttaaattgagccgtctgtctgctgtgtctcatgtctcttgacagttgactttaactatggaccagtctggacacatttcctcgatgctgttgaagaaatattagaaataatgtgaataaatgatcattttgtcACAATCAATCCTCAAAATCATCGTGGAGCTTGTGTTCGGCGGTATATCGTggacgataagttatcgcccatccctactgggCAACATTTGAAAACCGTTACGACTATGATCAATTCACTCACTGAGACAAGATTCTCCTCCACAAATGGAGTGAGCATGTGATGTCTGATGGTGGCCATGATGTCGCTGAAGTCCATGGCCGAGATGACGCCATTTTTGCCCTTGTCCTTCTGGGCGAACGCCTGCCGCGCAtgctccagctgcagctcctgcacAGTCACCACAACCACAAGTTTGAATGTGCCAACGCGACAAATTAGCGTCAATATATTCAATTATAATATGCAATAACATGTTCTGTTCTCTTGTATTCAATGACTGTGTCATTACATTCTACCTGAACGACTCcctttatgtttaaaaaaagatagaTATCGAGATGCAGCGCCTCAAAGTGAGCCCATCATTGGCGGGGTGTTCAGCGCACCTGCAAGAACTGGGTGAACTCGAGGTAGTTGAGGCGTTTCTTGCGGTCATGTCCGAAGTGCAGATGGATGAACTCGCAGTCCCAGTTGAAGGGAATGTGGTGGTGCACCGTGGTCTGGCTGAAAATGTCTCGCACATTCTCTGCACAGCAAAATAACACGTCAATCCTCCAGCCCTGATTTGAGCTAAAGCAGTCTGCTCTGAGAGCAACTCTGGCAAGCACAAAACAAACCCTCTCACCATAGGAAATGGCTCCTGTTCCGCTCTTGTCAAACAGTTGGAAGGCAACTATGAAGAGTGTGTCTGGCGCACACAGCACCGACTCAAATGCAAGAAACTCCTGGAAGGATATCAGACTGCAATCGTGGACGAGAAAAGTTCATGAAGAACAATTAAGATAAAGAAAGCAGGACAAGATACGACACAACAAACGGAAGCAGCTGGAGAGTTTCTTATCTATATagtgtaaaaatgatgataagtATTAGTAATCTTGTTGTTACATACCCGTCTTTCGTGGTGTCTGCTACTGCAGCAATTAGTTGAACAGTTTTAGGGTTGTGGTGAATCTGTGTGTGCAGCCCGAGAAATTTCTGGACAAAGTCTCCCGGGGTCATAAACTTTTCGCCATCCTTGTCCACCACACTGGCGTACTGGGAGGAGGAGACGACACATGAGGTTTCACATTCAATGGGTTGGTGTCGTCTTGCAATTACGGCATCATGAGTTCAGATCAGAACTCAGAAGCGTGCACAGACACATCACTGGCAAAAAACTGTAATACAAGATGTCAACACTGCAGCCTATTTAAAAACCTGTTGGATCAGCATGAAATCTCACGAGCCGGATCAGGACACTGAACAGCATGTTTCTATTAGAACGACAAATCCTTTACTGCTAGTGTGGGAGACGAGCTCAATTCTAGTTGGTCGGTAAAgcatttcactcacacacacacagctgattTTGGATTGACACCATGAGAATGTGAACCATGTTCATCAGCATGCAGACAACCGCAGCAGCACATGATGTTCACATGGCGGCTCACGCACCATCCAGCAGAGAAGGCTGGGGACCGAGGCGGAGGTTAACCTCAGTTACCTAAGACATCTCatggtcatacaaggagcggttGGCTTGCTAATCTCCGTCACACTGCGGGGCTCAAGTCTATTCATACATGAGCAGTCGCGTGAGGTCATTCATGGGCTGCTGAAGGTGACAGCTCGTCTTTTGACGCATGAACACACTCATAATGCTGAGTAAGGGCCATTAACAACAtcctttttttaatcaaataccGGTCAGTTATTCAGGCATATTTCagtcatattaaaaaaaaaactcaacagtAGGAAGATAAATATTTGCAGAAATTTCAAACCAGCTTTGCATTGATCTCACAAATCCAGAGCAGCGACCAACAAAATTGGATTTAAGCGTCTTTGATCTGGATTGTCAATATTTATGAACACATGCCAGGGATGTCATAAACTTAACAGGTTTTTCTTGTTCAGAACCTGCACAGGTCTCACACCTCCAAGGCACAACAAGACAAGTGGTGAtccttataataataatagtcttCCTTTCTCTTTGTGCTTTGACCAACTGGGATCACCGAGCAGCTCCACAGTTCCACTTCCTCCTTCCCTAATCCTCATTTACTGCAGCTAATGCTGTAATTGAAATCCCATGACACAGTAAACTAGACAACTTTCCCTTTACACATCTCAGCTGAGTCTGAGACAAACAGGCTTGGAAGCTCTGTCGACATGTTAGGCAGCTCCACGGTGACAGTACACAAAGCACAGCAGGGATGAAATCTGTGCAAAGCTCACCTTCTGGAAGATGGTCTTCAGTTCACTTGGGTCTCCGCGCTTGGTGGATTGCACCTAAAAACATAAGGAAAATAAACTCACTAGTATATATGTGTTAAGAGTGACTTCTTAAAGGTCACTTTAGCAGTGAAACGAATCAAAAACAAGGCTTGAGGTCGGACTCTCCTTCAAAAGTGAAGATGAGATAGTGACCTTCTTGAGTGAAAACGCAACATCCGTGTATTGCTAAACCGGCAGTAAACGAAAACTGCTCACTGAACGATGAAGttgcaaacaaagaaaacaacagtACGTACAACTGTAAGTGGCTAACTAGTTAGCCGGCAACAACTACACATCGGGAAACAGAACTGCGATGACGCTTGCAAATTCCTCCATCAGTAGCAAAACACGCCGACGCCTGTTCTGGAAAAAAACAGACGAAACGGTGTTCTGTCGTCGCATTGAGTGAAGCTACGGTGTTTCCTCCGGGTTGCTGTACAGCTGTGTCTCTCTATCTCCGAGGTTGTGGATGCCTTATCAAGGCCGACCAGGGAGAAGCTAGCAGCCCGGTGATGCTACACCCGCGGAGGACACCGCCTCCGCTGCGCCCTCGCTCGCCTGGCTCCAGGAAGCCCGTCCCAGACTAACCGCGCACCGATAGGTCACACAAAACATGCAAACATTACAATATAAAGGTTTAAAAATCGCTGAGCAGCGATGCCGAAGTCACCTTGACCGCCATGCTGGTGTGACGTCACGTACAGTGAGGCGTGGACACGCCCCCGAGGAGTAAGGAAGACTCCCGTCAGAGCGATCAATGGCCAAGAGATCAACAATAGATATCGATTAACGTGGGAGTAAATTATCAGTAGAATCATCAGATAAGTAGAATCATCAAAATGCCATGATTTCCCGTCTTTGCTAGCTGTCACGTGAGATTTATGAGCCACGCAAGGCTGATGTAACAACAGCTGTCATTTACATGACAGGATTTAAACCTAACATTGATACCGGATTAAACCACGCATggtttttaatattgttttattcaaccaCAACTGCGCCCGTAATCATTAGAAAGGTAAAACAATCACGTGATGCGTTCAGGTGTGGCGCGGTTACTCGGAACTCCTGGTGAATGAAGTTCTGCCGTTTGATTATTCACCTCGTCCAGGAACTTTTGCCCAACGGAACCATAAAGCACGACAAGAACGAATAAAATGACACGTCTCACCCTTGACTTGCGAGTATTACTGGTGCTACTACCTCCGTTCTGCGACGATTATTGAGGCAAGTACGACTATTAATAACATTACAACGACAACCAAAGTACAAGTATCCAACTACTATGACCTCTGCCTGCTACTGCAACAACAAGTGCAGTTATTAGCAACGGATTCAacatcacattcatttttttccgaATAGCATTGTTAAAAatatctgtgtttttgttcctaACATGAGTGCGACTCCAACTTCAATCTGTCTGGTTTGCCCggtttgagaaaaaaatgtatatatatatatacagttaaTACAATTCATGCTCGTGTTGATCTCAGCAGACTCAGATGTGCTTTCACTTTTTCAACAACCAACCGTTCTTATCTGATTGACCTTGTTGAAGTATTTTCAGATAACAACGTTTGCCCAAGGAGATAAACAGTGACCTCAACTCACCTATATGACAGGTCATGGATCATAAACTGTTCACTAGGTCAATTAAGAAACCCACAAGTCAATTGCTGACAAGTGTAGCAATATAGTTGCACCATCTTACAAAGTTGACAGGAGAACTATTACAATAAATCTTAAGGCTTGTTAGTGTGGCATGTAGCGACATGGGTTCTAAATCCATATTATTTGAGGAAGTGAGTGTGTTCTTAAACTACAAGGTGGGGGACAAAAACATCTGCTGACTTAAAAAGCACTGAGCTCATCAAATATACTACTTCCCCTTTGGACATAACTGTCTTTTTTGATGTGCTTTAGTGCAGATGGTGCCTCAAACACATGATGCGGTTGAATTTGGGCCTTTAGTCAGACCAAGAAACCACAAGATTTTGTGAGACTATTGGTTAGAAATAATGCTGGAATATTTTATTATCCAGGATTTCTATTTCAATTTAAGATGTCTGAAGAAGTTTGTTAGTCACCAtccattgacttttttgacTGAAAATTGTCTTTAAATTTTCAATTAACCTGAACTAACACATTTTATTGTCCACTTTCGTGTAGTGTTGAACACGTGAAAATTGCGCAAAAACATGGGtgaatacacaaataaaaacgCAAATATATctatagttttgttttcattgttttacaaAGTTTTAACATTGTTTTACAGAGATGACACGagtattttttccctttttgctTCCATGTATTTATATCgtcaatgatttaaaaaaaagatatttcaaACTCGGACCACAAATCTCTGctgtatttattaaatattatcattacattaaaaatggcCACTGATGcaattaaatcaaatattaaaatgcaactACTGATGTTTATAACAATAGCGCAGTCCCTACTtgtacagcaggtggcagtatgAGCGTTATAGCGACGAGAGCTGCAGACGGCGCAGAAGAAGAACACGTGCTTCCGGTTTACTCATGTGGATCCGCAAGTGATTTTCCTACATTTGGTTTAAATTACACCAAAGCTAGGTCGCCAATTCCGATGAAAAATGGTTCGAAAATTGAAGTACCATGAGCAAAAGTTGTTAAAGAAGGTAGATTTCATAAACTGGGAGGTCGACAACAACATACACGAGGTCAAAGTGCTGCGTAAATACCACATCGAGAAGAGAGAGGACTACACTAAGTGAGTAAAGCTTTGTCCAGCAGATCACCCTGGAGTAAGAGATATTTAGCGCATTGAAAAGCTGGTGAGGTGTGTATGAGACGTGTACTGCTTTTCATCAGATACAACAAACTGAGTCGTAACGTCAGAGATCTGGCCCAGAAAATCAGAGACCTAAATGAAAAAGATGGCTTCAGAGCTCAAAGTACTCACCGGCTATTGGAGAAACTGTAAGTCACATTGCTATTCGTAACATGGACTTCAACTCTGCATGTATGTACCGCATGTCTAGCTCATGTACAGGACGTGTTCTCCTCTAGCTACAGCATTGGGCTCATCCCCACAAAGCAGAATCTGTCGCTGACTGAAAAAGTAACCGCATCGTCTTTCTGCAGGTAATAACCCAAAAACTTCATGGAAAGTCGCTTTAAGACATACAttatcattttcttcttcttcttctaactCTTCCAGGAGAAGGTTACCTTCCATCATGCTGAAGCTCAGGATGGCTCAGAACCTGAAGACGGCCATCACTTTCATAGAACAAGGCCGTATCCTCAGCCAAGTTGCTGTTAAAGATATTTTCCGTCTTTGATCTATCGCTGTCTTATATAGTAATAAAGCCTGTCGTGCTGCTATGCCCTTTACTCCAGCTAAGATGTGCGTGTGGGTCCAGAGATCATCACAGATCCAGCTTTCCTCGTAACAAGGTGAGTCTTTAGACTCAACTATTCCGGCTCTGAACTAAATGGTGAGCGTTTCTGCCTTTCTCACAGAAATATGGAAGATTTTGTTACCTGGGTGGACTCATCCAAGATCAAGCAGCATGTTATGAACTACAATGATGAGGTGGGTTTATATGTCGCTCTATCCTGAATCACTTAATCTGAAAACTAGTGTTAACTCAGTTGTGTTATCTTTTGCAGAGAGACGACTTTGATCTGGTGACATAAGCTGGTTTCTGTTTTAGGCGTTTGGAATAAGCTGATTTATGTGGCTTAATATGCTGTGTATTTCTgttgttcaaatgtttttatgcAGGCGGTACATTAGACTGGAATTTGTGTTTAGTCAGGGTCAAGTAccttcatttttatgttgcCTTTTCTACCAGAAAACCATGGACTTGATGCAGTGCTAGATGTGTCTTTGTTTACTTGGACCCTGACGGAACATAACTATCATGAATGTGCCACTTGTTTTTGTccactgcaataaaaaaatgttgtatAAAATATGCTCTTTATTAAGACCTCAAATCTGCTGTCAAGAACAAAAATTCacagtttaaacattttaaataacttaTGAGCATAGACCTGTTTTATAAAACATCCTCTGTGTAGCTGTGATGTGGTCCCTGAATACTTGTGCCCATCTCTTAAACTGAACACCCCCCCTACATGTGTGATGACAGTGCAAGCTCCTCCTTCATGGTGACCCGTTCTACTAGGCACCGTGGTAAACAGTAAACATATTCTTAATGTCGAGGTTTAAATCAACCACCAGAAACGAACATAGATGATAAGAGTGACGAAGAAGACGCACACGGCAGCCACTTTGGCGTAGGTGGAGCGTGTGTTGAGGTACTTGGCATCGCTGCGGTACTTCTTAGACATGGAGGACAAGTTGCTGGCCTTCGTGTCCAGAGCTGGAAGAGACATTGGAATAgagtttccttttcctcttaTTCTACATATTCATTCTCATTCAGCTGGCTGCTCATAGTCCCCACTTTTTCCGCTCATCTTGTTTaaaagcccacacacacacctgagagaGCTTCTCCTCGCTGCAGCACCTCCTCAATATTGGCCACCATGATTCTCTGAACATCCTGTAGCTCATTATTAATGCTGCCCAGGTTCCTCCTGGCTCTGCTGTCAATGTAatacttcttctttttctggaTGAAGGTATCTAAGAAGACAGAAATGTGATGCGCAGTTTTGATTTGTATAGAAGACTTTCTCACCAAACTCAATGAAGGAGTACGGCCTTGTTACAGTCGGCACTCTCCGACCATACTGGTCGTGGAACTCGCTCTGGAGGTCTTGTAGGAAAGCGAACGCCATCTTCTTGGGAAAGGAGGCATCGCAAAGACACAGGTAGCAAACACCTTCTTCTATTAAATAGCTGCAAAAGAAGAAAACGCCATGAAAATCCAAACAACcaggaatatttaaaaaaaacaactcaacacTGAGCATCACTTCACCACTGTGGAAACTCACTGGAAGTTCTTGTTATTGGCCTCCAATGTGCAGCGGTCAGGGCTTTGAGCTGACAGCTTGCGAAACAGCTGCTTGGCTTGGCTCTGGTAGTGTGCGAAGTCAAATCCCGcctcaaaacacaacacatcaccattgttctatttttttatgatgaagACCATGATTAAGGCCTTACATTTTTGGAGTTCAGACTATTTTAAAAACTACTTTGTAGTATTCATTTTGTATTATATGAATCTCACAAGATTAAAGACTTATATTTTGGCTGTACTTATTTATAGATTTACAATTATAATTTCACTATCCTTGgtcacaaaacaaataaaaaaaaaaaaacgcaaaataGATTATATTCAACCAAGAAGAAGTGAATTAAGGGTTACACTCAAGCGCCATATCTTACTTATCAATACC includes:
- the imp3 gene encoding U3 small nucleolar ribonucleoprotein protein IMP3 — encoded protein: MVRKLKYHEQKLLKKVDFINWEVDNNIHEVKVLRKYHIEKREDYTKYNKLSRNVRDLAQKIRDLNEKDGFRAQSTHRLLEKLYSIGLIPTKQNLSLTEKVTASSFCRRRLPSIMLKLRMAQNLKTAITFIEQGHVRVGPEIITDPAFLVTRNMEDFVTWVDSSKIKQHVMNYNDERDDFDLVT
- the LOC128769160 gene encoding electrogenic aspartate/glutamate antiporter SLC25A12, mitochondrial-like isoform X3, which encodes MTPGDFVQKFLGLHTQIHHNPKTVQLIAAVADTTKDGLISFQEFLAFESVLCAPDTLFIVAFQLFDKSGTGAISYENVRDIFSQTTVHHHIPFNWDCEFIHLHFGHDRKKRLNYLEFTQFLQELQLEHARQAFAQKDKGKNGVISAMDFSDIMATIRHHMLTPFVEENLVSAAGGSTSHLVSFSYFNAFNSLLNNMELIRKIYSTLAGTRKDTLVTKEEFVHAANKFGQITPMEIDILYQLSGLHSPSGRLNLADIERIAPLEEGCLPHHLVESQKQSHGDGGRPVWLQVAESAYRFTLGSIAGATGATAVYPIDLVKTRMQNQRSTGSFVGELMYKNSFDCAKKVLRYEGFFGFYRGLVPQLIGVAPEKAIKLTVNDFVRDKFTDKDNTIPLYAEIMAGGCAGGSQVIFTNPLEIVKIRLQVAGEITTGPRVSALSVVRDLGFFGLYKGSKACFLRDIPFSAIYFPTYAHTKAALADDQGRVGPLQLLTAGAIAGIPAASLVTPADVIKTRLQVAARAGQTTYSGVIDCFRKIMREEGFRALWKGAGARMCRSSPQFGVTLVTYELLQRWLYIDFGGHRPTGSDPTPKSRISELPPINADHVGGYRLAAATFAGVENKFGLHLPKFKSSGVVSIHHPEQVAAKPAQAQ
- the LOC128769160 gene encoding electrogenic aspartate/glutamate antiporter SLC25A12, mitochondrial-like isoform X2 gives rise to the protein MAVKVQSTKRGDPSELKTIFQKYASVVDKDGEKFMTPGDFVQKFLGLHTQIHHNPKTVQLIAAVADTTKDGLISFQEFLAFESVLCAPDTLFIVAFQLFDKSGTGAISYENVRDIFSQTTVHHHIPFNWDCEFIHLHFGHDRKKRLNYLEFTQFLQELQLEHARQAFAQKDKGKNGVISAMDFSDIMATIRHHMLTPFVEENLVSAAGGSTSHLVSFSYFNAFNSLLNNMELIRKIYSTLAGTRKDTLVTKEEFVHAANKFGQITPMEIDILYQLSGLHSPSGRLNLADIERIAPLEEGCLPHHLVESQKQSHGDGGRPVWLQVAESAYRFTLGSIAGATGATAVYPIDLVKTRMQNQRSTGSFVGELMYKNSFDCAKKVLRYEGFFGFYRGLVPQLIGVAPEKAIKLTVNDFVRDKFTDKDNTIPLYAEIMAGGCAGGSQVIFTNPLEIVKIRLQVAGEITTGPRVSALSVVRDLGFFGLYKGSKACFLRDIPFSAIYFPTYAHTKAALADDQGRVGPLQLLTAGAIAGIPAASLVTPADVIKTRLQVAARAGQTTYSGVIDCFRKIMREEGFRALWKGAGARMCRSSPQFGVTLVTYELLQRWLYIDFGGHRPTGSDPTPKSRISELPPINADHVGGYRLAAATFAGVENKFGLHLPKFKSSGVVSIHHPEQVAAKPAQAQ
- the sec22ba gene encoding vesicle-trafficking protein SEC22b-A; protein product: MILLTMIARVADGLLLTGSVQDSDQAGFDFAHYQSQAKQLFRKLSAQSPDRCTLEANNKNFHYLIEEGVCYLCLCDASFPKKMAFAFLQDLQSEFHDQYGRRVPTVTRPYSFIEFDTFIQKKKKYYIDSRARRNLGSINNELQDVQRIMVANIEEVLQRGEALSALDTKASNLSSMSKKYRSDAKYLNTRSTYAKVAAVCVFFVTLIIYVRFWWLI
- the LOC128769160 gene encoding electrogenic aspartate/glutamate antiporter SLC25A12, mitochondrial-like isoform X1, with the translated sequence MMEGNLLLEELEEEEENDNVQSTKRGDPSELKTIFQKYASVVDKDGEKFMTPGDFVQKFLGLHTQIHHNPKTVQLIAAVADTTKDGLISFQEFLAFESVLCAPDTLFIVAFQLFDKSGTGAISYENVRDIFSQTTVHHHIPFNWDCEFIHLHFGHDRKKRLNYLEFTQFLQELQLEHARQAFAQKDKGKNGVISAMDFSDIMATIRHHMLTPFVEENLVSAAGGSTSHLVSFSYFNAFNSLLNNMELIRKIYSTLAGTRKDTLVTKEEFVHAANKFGQITPMEIDILYQLSGLHSPSGRLNLADIERIAPLEEGCLPHHLVESQKQSHGDGGRPVWLQVAESAYRFTLGSIAGATGATAVYPIDLVKTRMQNQRSTGSFVGELMYKNSFDCAKKVLRYEGFFGFYRGLVPQLIGVAPEKAIKLTVNDFVRDKFTDKDNTIPLYAEIMAGGCAGGSQVIFTNPLEIVKIRLQVAGEITTGPRVSALSVVRDLGFFGLYKGSKACFLRDIPFSAIYFPTYAHTKAALADDQGRVGPLQLLTAGAIAGIPAASLVTPADVIKTRLQVAARAGQTTYSGVIDCFRKIMREEGFRALWKGAGARMCRSSPQFGVTLVTYELLQRWLYIDFGGHRPTGSDPTPKSRISELPPINADHVGGYRLAAATFAGVENKFGLHLPKFKSSGVVSIHHPEQVAAKPAQAQ